A single Halobellus ruber DNA region contains:
- a CDS encoding rhomboid family intramembrane serine protease produces MPPERGPDERVADIVAGGREVASEFRELEAPVTRSVVSVVVFVFVGQALAGLKTGMTIPALVRYLFAEHAVVAWTLSPVLHYGGLHFLFNVVTIWGVGAIVEQTLSRRRYVSLLVLAAVGSTAASYLAKAPFGAVQTSTYGSSGIAYAVATYSVARESEHGVSDLQELASTDGIARIAGMIAILLVAYDIAAGPYAAANWFNGSHLGGAVVGLVSGQYLS; encoded by the coding sequence ATGCCTCCCGAACGAGGACCCGACGAACGGGTAGCAGACATCGTTGCGGGCGGTCGGGAAGTGGCCTCGGAGTTTCGAGAACTGGAGGCACCGGTCACGCGGTCGGTCGTCTCCGTCGTCGTGTTCGTGTTCGTCGGCCAGGCCCTCGCAGGCTTGAAAACGGGGATGACGATTCCGGCACTGGTGCGGTATCTGTTCGCGGAACACGCTGTGGTAGCGTGGACGTTGTCACCGGTACTTCACTACGGCGGACTCCACTTTCTCTTCAACGTCGTCACCATCTGGGGCGTCGGAGCTATCGTGGAACAGACCCTGTCGAGGAGGCGATACGTCTCTCTTCTCGTTCTCGCGGCAGTCGGATCGACTGCTGCCTCGTACCTCGCGAAGGCACCCTTCGGGGCCGTTCAAACGTCCACCTACGGTTCGAGCGGGATCGCCTACGCGGTCGCGACGTATTCAGTCGCCCGTGAATCCGAACACGGGGTCTCTGATCTCCAGGAGTTGGCCTCGACAGACGGCATCGCGCGTATCGCTGGGATGATCGCAATCCTCCTCGTCGCGTACGACATCGCTGCCGGTCCGTACGCAGCCGCAAACTGGTTCAACGGCAGCCATCTCGGAGGCGCAGTCGTCGGACTCGTCAGCGGACAGTATCTCTCCTGA
- a CDS encoding DUF7125 family protein, with product MAGRLSTGIDILDRQLDGGIPPGSIVLLAADPASQSELFLYELTGVRSTLYLTTIRSDQAVRDALDRATGPVGDPALRDVGGNAPLDTANRFIRDLPEGANLIIDAVDVLEETEPARYRQFLNELQTHMVNTGGLAVVHGMKGGQEPDNRGFTKHMADVVFDLRTRVDGSEIENRLAVPKFRGGRPPEETIKLRLGDRVTVDTSRDIA from the coding sequence GTGGCAGGACGGCTTTCGACCGGCATCGACATCCTCGATCGCCAACTCGACGGCGGGATCCCGCCGGGGAGCATCGTGCTTCTCGCTGCGGACCCCGCCAGCCAGTCGGAGCTGTTCCTCTACGAACTCACGGGCGTGCGCTCGACGCTGTATCTCACAACCATCCGGTCGGACCAGGCGGTCCGGGACGCGCTCGACCGGGCGACCGGCCCCGTCGGCGACCCGGCGCTCCGGGACGTCGGCGGCAACGCGCCGCTGGACACCGCAAACCGGTTCATCCGCGACCTCCCGGAGGGTGCGAACCTCATCATCGACGCCGTCGACGTCTTAGAGGAGACCGAGCCCGCCCGGTACCGCCAGTTCCTGAACGAGTTGCAGACGCACATGGTCAACACCGGGGGGCTCGCGGTGGTCCACGGGATGAAAGGCGGGCAGGAACCCGACAACAGAGGGTTTACGAAGCATATGGCCGACGTGGTGTTCGACCTCCGGACCCGGGTCGACGGCTCCGAGATCGAGAACCGGCTCGCAGTACCGAAGTTCCGCGGCGGCCGGCCGCCCGAGGAGACGATCAAGCTCCGGCTCGGCGACCGCGTCACCGTCGACACCAGCCGGGACATCGCGTAG
- a CDS encoding TIGR00725 family protein, whose product MRVSVIGGSTVTDSQAETAEAVGRRLAERGHTVVCGGYGGAMEAVCRGASDAGGHTIGILSSDDPADANPHVDVPIATGLGHARNALVVMNGEAVVAVDGGNGTLSELGLAGVYDRPTAGLGTHEVDHVEHVADAAAAVHYVETAVDAGRE is encoded by the coding sequence ATGCGAGTCAGCGTCATCGGCGGCAGTACCGTCACCGACTCCCAGGCCGAAACCGCCGAAGCGGTCGGACGGCGCCTCGCCGAGCGCGGCCACACCGTCGTCTGCGGCGGCTACGGCGGCGCGATGGAGGCGGTCTGTCGGGGCGCATCCGACGCCGGCGGCCACACCATCGGCATCCTCTCGTCGGACGACCCGGCGGACGCCAACCCCCACGTGGACGTGCCGATCGCGACGGGGCTGGGCCACGCTCGGAACGCATTGGTCGTGATGAACGGCGAGGCCGTCGTCGCGGTCGACGGCGGGAACGGCACGCTCTCGGAACTCGGCCTCGCGGGCGTCTACGACCGCCCGACCGCGGGGCTGGGCACACACGAGGTAGACCACGTCGAACACGTCGCGGACGCGGCGGCGGCCGTTCACTACGTCGAAACCGCGGTTGACGCCGGGAGGGAATAG
- a CDS encoding YlbF family regulator encodes MSAQTDQLEDLGRDLGEAIAGTPEYEAFEEAKAAVEADEAIQSRIAEFHALRDQYLQARQAGGGSQELLGEVRSAQEELHAMPKMAEYLDAQEALQDRLESVNEAISEPLAVDFGGEAGGCCQD; translated from the coding sequence ATGAGCGCTCAGACGGATCAACTCGAGGACCTCGGCCGCGACCTCGGGGAGGCGATCGCCGGGACGCCCGAATACGAGGCCTTCGAGGAGGCGAAGGCCGCAGTCGAGGCCGACGAGGCGATCCAATCGCGGATCGCGGAGTTCCACGCGCTCCGGGACCAGTATCTGCAGGCACGACAGGCCGGCGGGGGGAGCCAGGAACTCCTCGGCGAGGTCCGGTCGGCCCAGGAGGAACTCCACGCGATGCCGAAGATGGCCGAGTACCTCGACGCCCAGGAGGCGCTGCAGGACCGGCTGGAGTCGGTCAACGAGGCGATCTCCGAGCCGCTCGCGGTCGACTTCGGCGGCGAGGCCGGCGGCTGCTGTCAGGACTGA
- the dph2 gene encoding diphthamide biosynthesis enzyme Dph2, with protein MSQDATTEGDLRNTGMSLKHDREWDYELDRIVEAVEERGADRVGLQFPEGLKRRGPAVADDLRALCDDDVTFLLSGQPCYGACDLDTYLMRRTDVFVHFGHSPMKESDKIIYVPLFSNVDPFPIMEEAVDDLPEDDVGLVTTAQHMNRFDEMVTWLEERGYDVHTRRGDDRLTHEGQVLGCNYASADIDADQVLYVGGGKFHPLGLAMEHPDKRVLIADPVNNVVTVADTEKFLKQRYGAVHRAMDAEKWGVIFCTKIGQGRMDVAESIIEDNDDAYLITMDEVTPDRLRNFDMDAFVNTGCPRITTDDGPQFHKPMLTPGEYRIAVGDKPLDSLSFDTFHGTW; from the coding sequence ATGAGCCAGGACGCAACCACGGAGGGGGACCTCCGGAACACCGGAATGTCGCTGAAGCACGACCGGGAGTGGGACTACGAACTCGACCGGATCGTCGAGGCCGTCGAAGAGCGCGGCGCCGACAGGGTCGGCCTTCAGTTCCCCGAGGGGCTGAAACGCCGCGGCCCGGCGGTGGCCGACGACCTCCGCGCGCTGTGTGACGACGACGTGACTTTCCTCCTCTCGGGGCAGCCTTGCTACGGCGCCTGCGACCTCGACACCTACCTGATGCGCCGGACTGACGTGTTCGTTCACTTCGGCCACTCCCCGATGAAGGAGTCCGACAAGATCATCTACGTCCCCCTGTTCTCGAACGTCGATCCGTTCCCGATTATGGAGGAGGCGGTCGACGACCTCCCGGAAGACGACGTCGGCCTCGTCACCACCGCCCAGCACATGAACCGGTTCGACGAGATGGTGACGTGGCTGGAAGAGCGCGGCTACGACGTCCACACCCGACGGGGCGACGACCGACTCACCCACGAGGGGCAGGTGCTCGGCTGCAACTACGCCTCCGCCGACATCGACGCCGACCAGGTGCTCTACGTCGGCGGCGGGAAGTTCCACCCCCTGGGGCTGGCGATGGAACACCCCGACAAACGCGTCCTGATCGCCGATCCCGTCAACAACGTCGTGACCGTTGCCGACACCGAGAAGTTCCTGAAGCAGCGCTACGGCGCGGTCCACCGCGCGATGGACGCCGAGAAGTGGGGCGTGATCTTCTGCACCAAGATCGGGCAGGGCCGGATGGACGTCGCCGAATCGATCATCGAGGACAACGACGACGCCTACCTGATCACGATGGACGAGGTCACCCCCGACCGCCTGCGGAACTTCGATATGGACGCGTTCGTCAACACCGGCTGCCCGCGGATCACCACCGACGACGGCCCGCAGTTCCACAAGCCGATGCTCACGCCCGGCGAGTACCGGATCGCGGTCGGCGACAAACCCCTCGACTCGCTGTCGTTCGACACCTTCCACGGCACCTGGTGA
- the cyaB gene encoding class IV adenylate cyclase, with translation MYEVELKLRADHDAVRAALDDAGATPDRQVRQVDTYYDAPHRDFAETDEALRLREETRERVGGEEQPDPTTRITYKGPLVEAESKTREEHETAVADGDEAAGILAGLGFEPAAVVEKERTFFEVDGYTVSLDRVDGLGEFVEVEAETAESGDVAAVREGAAEVLRGLGLDPDEQVRTSYLGLLLDADA, from the coding sequence ATGTACGAGGTCGAACTCAAACTCCGCGCCGACCACGACGCCGTCCGGGCGGCCCTCGACGACGCCGGCGCGACCCCCGACCGGCAGGTGCGGCAGGTCGACACGTACTACGACGCCCCCCACCGCGACTTCGCCGAGACCGACGAGGCGCTCCGCCTCCGCGAGGAGACCCGCGAGCGGGTCGGGGGCGAAGAGCAGCCGGACCCGACCACCCGGATCACCTACAAGGGGCCGCTGGTCGAGGCGGAATCGAAGACCCGCGAGGAACACGAAACCGCGGTCGCGGACGGCGACGAGGCCGCGGGGATCCTCGCGGGGCTGGGGTTCGAGCCGGCGGCGGTCGTCGAGAAGGAGCGGACGTTCTTCGAGGTCGACGGCTACACGGTCTCGCTCGACCGCGTCGACGGGCTGGGAGAGTTCGTGGAGGTCGAAGCCGAAACGGCCGAGAGCGGCGACGTGGCCGCCGTCCGCGAGGGTGCCGCCGAAGTGCTCCGCGGCCTCGGACTCGATCCCGACGAACAGGTACGGACCTCCTACCTCGGGCTGTTACTCGATGCGGATGCGTGA
- a CDS encoding MBL fold metallo-hydrolase produces the protein MSGRSAVANGLDRVSVPVEGRAPTGATNAYLVGEELLVDPAGRTDDLDAAVDATGIEHIAVTHAHPDHVGAVAEYAAETGATVWCRRGFEARFAQATGIQPDRTVVEGTRIPAGDGVDVIDVQGHAPDHVAFEAAAGTVCGDVAIAESSVAVAAPEGDLRGYLVGLRRLHARNPPRLCPGHGPVIDDPRATCRRLLDHRRDRERRVLAAVRDGASDVDAVVDAAYDKDLSGFEDLARATVVAHLEKLDVEGRVAFDPETGTVAPA, from the coding sequence GTGAGCGGACGATCGGCCGTCGCAAACGGGCTCGACCGCGTATCCGTCCCGGTCGAGGGACGCGCCCCCACCGGCGCGACGAACGCGTACCTCGTCGGTGAGGAACTCCTCGTTGACCCGGCGGGCCGCACCGACGACCTCGACGCCGCCGTCGACGCTACGGGGATCGAACACATTGCGGTCACTCACGCGCACCCCGATCACGTCGGGGCGGTCGCGGAGTACGCGGCGGAGACGGGTGCGACCGTCTGGTGTCGCCGCGGGTTCGAGGCCCGGTTCGCGCAGGCTACGGGGATCCAACCGGACCGGACCGTCGTCGAGGGGACGCGGATTCCGGCCGGCGACGGGGTCGACGTGATCGACGTCCAGGGGCACGCACCCGACCACGTCGCCTTCGAGGCGGCGGCCGGAACCGTCTGCGGCGACGTGGCGATCGCCGAGAGCAGCGTCGCCGTGGCGGCCCCCGAGGGCGACCTCCGGGGGTATCTGGTCGGGCTGCGACGGCTCCACGCGCGGAACCCGCCGCGGCTCTGCCCCGGTCACGGGCCCGTCATCGACGACCCGCGGGCGACCTGCCGCCGGTTGCTCGATCACCGGCGCGACCGCGAACGGCGCGTGCTGGCCGCGGTTCGCGACGGCGCCAGCGACGTCGACGCGGTCGTCGACGCCGCCTACGACAAGGACCTCTCCGGGTTCGAGGACCTCGCGCGGGCGACCGTCGTCGCACACTTGGAGAAACTCGACGTGGAGGGTCGGGTGGCGTTCGACCCCGAAACCGGGACGGTAGCGCCGGCGTAG
- a CDS encoding methyltransferase domain-containing protein, translated as MKGKEWYQADDVAQEYDSKRFSRGGRLIDSREKRAVVDAIGPVEGEDVLEIACGTGRFTVMLAERGANIVGLDISDAMLSQGRTKAREAGVADNIEFLRGDAARLPFPDDHFDAVFAMRFFHLADTPTKFLTEMARVSKDLVFFDTFNGRSARVAYNWLLPMGSHLYSRSQVDRLLDTAGVRLIGDEHDFLLPYGFYRKIPNGLAQQFRDIDTTIGDTPVGDALASVSYWTASVE; from the coding sequence GTGAAAGGAAAGGAGTGGTACCAGGCCGACGACGTCGCCCAGGAGTACGACTCGAAGCGGTTCTCGCGGGGCGGGAGACTCATCGACAGCCGCGAGAAGCGGGCGGTCGTCGACGCTATCGGCCCCGTCGAGGGCGAGGACGTCCTCGAGATCGCCTGCGGGACCGGGCGGTTCACCGTGATGCTCGCCGAACGCGGGGCGAACATCGTCGGGCTGGACATCTCCGACGCGATGCTGTCGCAGGGCCGTACGAAAGCCCGCGAGGCCGGCGTCGCGGACAACATCGAGTTCCTCCGCGGCGACGCCGCCCGGCTCCCGTTCCCCGACGATCACTTCGACGCCGTCTTCGCGATGCGGTTTTTCCACCTCGCGGACACCCCCACGAAGTTCCTGACCGAGATGGCCCGCGTCTCGAAGGATCTGGTCTTCTTCGACACCTTCAACGGCCGCAGCGCCCGCGTCGCGTACAACTGGCTGCTCCCGATGGGGTCGCACCTCTACTCGCGGTCGCAGGTCGACCGGCTACTCGACACCGCGGGCGTGCGGCTGATCGGTGACGAACACGACTTTCTGCTTCCGTACGGCTTCTACCGGAAGATCCCCAACGGGCTGGCACAGCAGTTCCGCGATATCGACACCACGATTGGCGACACGCCCGTGGGCGACGCGCTGGCGTCGGTCTCCTACTGGACGGCGTCCGTGGAGTGA
- a CDS encoding MinD/ParA family ATP-binding protein, which translates to MLAIAGGKGGSGKTTTALGLARAIDGPTLAVDADCDLPNLHALAGVPRAPPEGGHGHPDPAAPSDTQVVPAPRDAFEGLGSRLRELREATAELVVVDCPAGAGPDATVPLRVADRVLLVSTACAAGLRDAAKTAAMARAVGTPVVGGVVTRARVAPPGVDDLLGCPVVTTVPEATEPLDDAGVQRAYRRLARAVADRPKA; encoded by the coding sequence ATGCTCGCGATCGCCGGCGGGAAGGGCGGCAGCGGAAAGACGACCACGGCTCTGGGGCTGGCGCGCGCGATCGACGGCCCTACCCTCGCGGTCGACGCCGACTGCGACCTGCCGAACCTCCACGCGCTCGCCGGCGTGCCGCGTGCCCCGCCCGAGGGCGGTCACGGACACCCTGACCCCGCCGCCCCGTCGGACACCCAGGTCGTGCCGGCCCCACGCGATGCTTTCGAGGGGCTCGGGAGTCGCCTCCGGGAACTCCGCGAGGCCACCGCCGAACTGGTGGTCGTCGACTGTCCAGCCGGTGCCGGCCCGGACGCGACCGTCCCCCTTCGCGTCGCCGACCGCGTGCTCCTGGTGTCGACCGCCTGTGCGGCTGGGCTCCGCGACGCCGCGAAGACCGCGGCGATGGCGCGGGCGGTCGGGACGCCGGTCGTCGGTGGCGTCGTCACCCGTGCCCGGGTCGCACCCCCCGGCGTCGACGACCTCCTTGGCTGCCCCGTGGTCACGACCGTTCCCGAGGCGACGGAACCGCTGGACGACGCCGGGGTACAGCGGGCCTACCGGCGGCTCGCGCGGGCGGTCGCGGACCGACCGAAAGCCTAA
- a CDS encoding winged helix-turn-helix domain-containing protein: MSTSAADLEGDDLLSESEFRDRLRELPPSAKLVAKVLESDAPLSQGQLAEESLLPDRTVRYALNRLEEAGLVGSRYSFQDARKQVYFLNT; the protein is encoded by the coding sequence ATGAGCACCAGTGCAGCAGATCTCGAGGGCGACGACCTGCTCTCGGAGTCGGAGTTCCGCGACCGCCTCCGCGAGTTGCCGCCGAGCGCGAAACTCGTAGCCAAAGTTCTCGAAAGCGACGCCCCCCTCTCACAGGGGCAGTTGGCCGAGGAGTCGCTGCTCCCGGACCGGACCGTCCGGTACGCCCTCAACAGGCTGGAGGAGGCCGGCCTCGTCGGCTCCCGCTACAGCTTCCAGGACGCCCGCAAGCAGGTCTACTTCCTCAACACGTAG
- a CDS encoding FKBP-type peptidyl-prolyl cis-trans isomerase, translating into MSDEQQADADDSPDDGDVPDDETTAHADAEGASDDASEETPEDVIEDGDFVRLAYTLRTADDGEVVDTTDAEVAEDAEIDTDEYDFEPRIIVIGAGHVFESVDEALIGQAVGATGTVEVSAAEAFGEYDDDQVRTVSANKIDEENRYPGAQVQIDGDQGRIITVVSGRARVDFNHPLAGEDLEYEYEILDLVDDREEQAGSLLGMYLQQSPEVRIETDVVEEEQVVEVDDEDDEVETELEVVENEQETLYIEATPQMTMNQQWMFSKQQIAQDVMDRLDLDRVIVQETIDGSGGMMGGLGGMMGGGPGGAAPEDIEDAIEDVDVDADELAEELDADIEE; encoded by the coding sequence ATGAGTGACGAACAGCAGGCCGACGCCGACGACTCGCCGGACGACGGCGACGTCCCCGACGACGAGACGACCGCACACGCCGACGCCGAGGGGGCGTCGGACGACGCCTCCGAGGAGACGCCGGAAGATGTCATCGAGGACGGCGACTTCGTCAGGCTGGCGTACACGCTCCGAACGGCCGACGACGGCGAGGTCGTCGACACGACCGACGCCGAGGTGGCCGAGGACGCCGAGATCGACACCGACGAGTACGACTTCGAGCCGCGGATCATCGTGATCGGCGCCGGCCACGTCTTCGAGAGCGTCGACGAGGCGCTGATCGGCCAGGCGGTCGGCGCCACCGGCACAGTCGAGGTCTCGGCCGCCGAGGCGTTCGGCGAGTACGACGACGACCAGGTCCGGACGGTCTCCGCCAACAAGATCGACGAGGAGAACCGCTACCCCGGCGCCCAGGTCCAGATCGACGGCGACCAGGGCCGGATCATCACTGTCGTCTCCGGGCGTGCCCGCGTCGACTTCAACCACCCGCTCGCCGGCGAGGACCTCGAATACGAGTACGAGATCCTCGACCTCGTCGACGACCGCGAGGAGCAAGCGGGGAGCCTGCTGGGGATGTACCTCCAGCAGTCGCCGGAGGTCCGGATCGAGACCGACGTCGTCGAGGAAGAGCAGGTCGTCGAGGTCGACGACGAGGACGACGAGGTCGAGACCGAACTCGAAGTCGTCGAGAACGAACAGGAGACGCTGTACATCGAGGCCACCCCGCAGATGACGATGAACCAGCAGTGGATGTTCTCGAAACAGCAGATCGCCCAGGACGTGATGGATCGGCTGGACCTCGATCGGGTCATCGTCCAGGAGACCATCGACGGCTCCGGCGGGATGATGGGCGGCCTCGGCGGGATGATGGGCGGCGGTCCCGGCGGCGCGGCGCCCGAGGACATCGAGGACGCGATCGAGGACGTCGACGTCGACGCCGACGAACTCGCCGAGGAACTCGACGCCGACATCGAGGAGTGA
- a CDS encoding YkgJ family cysteine cluster protein: MSDTPTLEAELDRARDLRVSDLADAIESIGFECTRCGACCKGHTTDEGEREPHTATVFPDEVRRLRAAADGDGGSDAEADGDTDYDWRDVARPMPYGLDEGEDGPTGETFEWALRTDACGDCTFYEESDGEGACTVHDDRPLICATYPFSVALGGTTQPMGEAVESAGPEVPWEDGPAADGSADTEGIVRAHECEGLGRDISRAEAEELAAALKERAVRELEEAIAVRDNYAPTDADGVVVHDSEGAKRPDGTRVGGDGG, translated from the coding sequence GTGAGCGACACGCCCACGCTGGAGGCGGAACTCGACCGCGCCCGCGACCTTCGGGTGTCCGACCTCGCGGACGCCATCGAGTCGATCGGGTTCGAGTGCACGCGGTGTGGGGCCTGCTGTAAGGGCCACACGACCGACGAGGGCGAGCGGGAGCCCCACACCGCGACGGTGTTCCCCGACGAGGTGCGGCGGTTACGGGCGGCCGCGGACGGGGACGGCGGGAGCGACGCCGAGGCGGACGGCGACACCGACTACGACTGGCGGGACGTCGCCCGGCCGATGCCGTACGGGCTCGACGAGGGAGAAGACGGCCCGACGGGCGAGACCTTCGAGTGGGCGCTGCGGACCGACGCCTGCGGCGACTGCACCTTCTACGAGGAAAGCGACGGCGAGGGTGCCTGTACCGTCCACGATGATCGGCCGCTGATCTGTGCGACCTACCCGTTCAGCGTCGCGCTGGGCGGCACGACACAGCCGATGGGCGAGGCGGTCGAGAGTGCGGGACCGGAGGTCCCGTGGGAAGACGGACCCGCCGCGGACGGTTCCGCTGACACCGAGGGCATAGTTCGCGCCCACGAGTGTGAGGGGCTGGGCCGCGACATCTCCCGGGCGGAGGCCGAGGAGTTGGCGGCGGCGCTGAAGGAGCGGGCGGTCCGCGAGTTGGAGGAGGCGATCGCGGTCCGCGACAACTACGCGCCGACCGACGCCGACGGCGTCGTCGTCCACGACTCCGAGGGCGCAAAGCGACCCGACGGCACGCGGGTCGGCGGCGACGGCGGGTAA